One window from the genome of Hydra vulgaris chromosome 02, alternate assembly HydraT2T_AEP encodes:
- the LOC100209514 gene encoding ras guanine nucleotide exchange factor R isoform X3 yields MKEKKIEMDELHTWHEVPAISYYFHVFKESFDLIDFEIEDFEESLLADGSENISSFIPDLVVRLLRGFYKTKDGLQITLENYNHYLKDLLDFHYKKKQNIDNPVEKKDFKYLNAKIKVEVLLSMCNWRLELEDVMELTKNIDSDHMRIDPVGTDVDGNVYWYFYGTRLYKESNFSKMESENVKTNHTIPTKTKSGRPVRKKAKVDATKNCKNKQSDLNNGVDTASSTNKTWSLHCSTLQDWDDFLKELQSKKNKKEKELLDAIVVLDVTIKRLFKEKEALYNRKMLLMAPRRCSDRITMKMKIREEEEKMQEEERLLKNLQKAKELDEKHKQEKEERLKERNRRILEREKLLEERALRVKQREEQKLNLDPDLLHSTRITDSVSSSNKKVVYSDDSDSEQYEMLYSMERVVHAMLDHNDSWPFKDPVDEEDAPKYYTYIKHPMDLNTIAEKIRKKVYQQKSEFENDVHLIFDNCEIYNGTTNSFTKMAMKLKNVFLKHMKKEFPPELDDDDENFFISDERTPRSKRTKNRKSINSMTQEQKKVVTPVTAINLLNAVSTGLSSKSVQSDLKTPTMCQDSKPFANGQNSSTNAMHQETGGVTRHTVYLNQSNDSLLMNPLHQLADTALAPLQANSKVVSINTLLKSNSHPYNLVPVKQQISDLTPRISTESATVRGRPRKALVVTTTTTPKNNSVSLQSPQSDSNNLSKSHPTTITWNDLKRQLMLQMKSAGVNIAADSPRWEQVKEQIMTQMNGLGGNIPKVIFTQPSQQLIKPSPIINNITTTPSGQMLLFSNVVKSREVITSATTPIDRSTFPILTQIDHVAQPSHSKVESWLNSTREFIGKDSESATSSPQSFHTSLPIMSSMSNPVRLLPDSSIFLRNPYVNPVDNLRPNNNGHSLPASIKSINDLQKAAQQVVAINQISSKLQEHLGKPVDLKFATSGVTSRELRISSPSFNQTSNELALKKQLKNIAITKSEINVWNPQDISVVNQLIEKKVTKSLPIVFHPLGHHLSTTSSTLVGSSALSNASFIASTTRQFVVSKSLSVFSSHFNTNALETANVMPVSRNISLSQVQEANNSHHIFTNSSQHFTPKINKAPVLIAPLSTGQLRLNINATNFIKSPNNDQVALPSTNSHSFMPRVSSNNINGTNNNPLKKSEGIPQTNILLTTNSSVGVFPRSQTVSIISNTSTLNDSHHLLNGVSKYDNSTAKNFIKLAPT; encoded by the exons atgaaagaaaagaaaatcgAAATGGACG AACTACACACTTGGCATGAAGTTCCTGCCATCTCTTATTACTTTCATGTATTTAAAGAATCATTTGActtaattgattttgaaatcGAG gatTTTGAAGAGTCATTGTTAGCTGATGGCTCAGaaaatatttcaagttttattccgGATTTGGTTGTTCGATTGTTAAGgggattttataaaacaaaagatgGTCTGCAAATTAC actgGAAAACTATAATCACTACCTAAAAGATCTGTTAGATTTTCattacaagaaaaaacaaaacattgatAATCCTGTTGAAAAGAAGGATTTcaa atatCTGAATGCAAAAATCAAAGTTGAAGTTTTATTATCTATGTGTAATTGGCGATTAGAATTAGAGGATGTCATGGAGTTGACTAAG AACATTGATTCTGATCATATGAGAATCGATCCAGTTGGTACAGATGTTGATGGAAATGTATATTGGTATTTTTATGGAACTCGGTTATATAAAGAAAGTAATTTTTCCAAAATGGAatcagaaaatgttaaaactaatCATACTATACCGACCAAAACAAAAAGTGGAAGACCAGTtcgaaaaaaagcaaaagttgatgcaactaaaaattgtaaaaa CAAGCAATCTGATTTAAACAATGGTGTTGATACTGCAAGTTCAACAAACAAAACATGGTCTCTCCATTGTTCTACTCTACAGGATTGGGATGACTTCTTGAAAGAACTTCAAAGTAAAAAGAATAAGAAAGAGAAAGAATTGTTAGATGCGATCGTTGTCCTTGATGTCACCATAAAAAGACTATTTAAAGAAAAG gaagCTTTATATAATCGTAAGATGTTATTGATGGCTCCACGGAGATGTTCTGATAGAATTACAATGAAAATGAAGATTAGAGAGGAAGAAGAAAAAATGCAAGAAGAAGAAAGActacttaaaaatttacaaaaagctaAAGAACTAGATGAAAAACACAAACAAGAAAAAGAAGAGAGACTGAAAGAACGCAACAGGCGAATATTAGAAAGAGAAAAGCTTCTTGAGG agcGAGCATTGCGTGTTAAACAACGGGAAGAACAAAAGTTGAATTTGGATCCTGATCTTTTACATTCTACCCGAATAACAGACAGTGTGTCAAgcagtaataaaaaagttgtgtaTAGCGATGACTCTGACTCAGAGCAATATGAAATGCTTTATTCAATGGAGAGAG TTGTTCATGCAATGCTGGATCACAATGACTCTTGGCCATTTAAAGATCCTGTTGATGAGGAAGATGCTCCAAAATATTACACATATATTAAG CATCCAATGGACCTAAATACAATAGCAGAAAAAATCAGAAAGAAGGTGTACCAACAAAAAAGCgag tttgaaaACGATGTTCATCTTATCTTTGACAACTGTGAAATATATAATGGAACCACAAATT CATTCACTAAAATGGCAATGAAgctaaaaaacgtttttcttaAACATATGAAAAAGGAATTTCCTCCAGAATTAGATGATGATGacgaaaacttttttattagtgaTGAACGGACACCCAGGTctaaaagaactaaaaacagaaaaagcaTTAATAGCATGACTCAAGagcaaaaaaaagtagttaCACCTGTTACTGCTATTAACTTATTGAATGCAGTAAGTACAGGTTTGTCATCTAAATCAGTTCAATCTGATTTAAAAACACCAACAATGTGTCAAG ATAGTAAACCTTTCGCTAATGGTCAAAACAGTTCTACAAATGCAATGCATCAAGAAACTGGGGGAGTTACTCGCCACACTGTTTACTTAAATCAAAGTAATGATTCGTTATTAATGAACCCACTACACCAGTTGGCAGATACAGCTTTGGCTCCATTACAGGCAAATTCAAAAGTAGTGTCGATAAACAcccttttaaaaagtaattcaCATCCCTATAATCTTGTTCCTGTGAAACAACAAATAAGTGACTTGACGCCACGTATTAGCACTGAATCAGCGACTGTTCGCGGCCGACCGCGAAAAGCTCTTGTTGTCACGACAACGACCACGCCAAAAAATAATTCTGTGTCCTTGCAATCTCCGCAGTCAGATTCAAACAACTTATCTAAATCGCACCCAACTACAATTACTTGGAATGATCTTAAAAGACAGCTTATGTTGCAAATGAAAAGTGCAGGAGTAAATATCGCAGCCGATTCTCCCAGATGGGAACAAGTGAAAGAGCAAATTATGACGCAAATGAATGGGCTCGGTGGTAACATCCCAAAAGTAATATTTACTCAACCTTCACAGCAACTTATAAAACCTAGTCCGATAATTAACAATATAACCACAA CACCAAGTGgtcaaatgcttttgttttCCAACGTTGTAAAATCAAGAGAGGTAATTACGTCTGCGACAACACCGATCGATCGATCCACTTTTCCCATCCTAACGCAGATTGATCATGTTGCTCAGCCTAGTCATTCTAAAGTAGAAAGCTGGTTAAATTCTACTCGCGAGTTCATTGGAAAAGATTCGGAAAGTGCAACTAGCTCACCTCAATCATTTCACACTTCGTTGCCTATAATGAGCTCTATGTCAAATCCAGTTCGCTTACTTCCAGATTCGtcgatttttttaagaaatcccTATGTTAATCCTGTAGATAATCTGCGACCCAATAATAACGGCCATTCTTTGCCTGCATCAATTAAGTCTATTAATGATCTTCAAAAGGCAGCGCAGCAGGTTGTTGCAATAAATCAGATTAGTTCCAAGCTTCAAGAACACCTTGGTAAACCTGTTGATTTGAAGTTTGCAACGTCGGGTGTCACATCGCGAGAACTTAGAATTTCTTCGCCTAGTTTTAACCAGACTTCCAATGAGTTGGCTTTAAAAAAGCAGTTGAAAAATATTGCAATCACAAAATCtgaaataaatgtttggaatccACAGGATATTTCTGTTGTAAATCAGCTTAtcgaaaaaaaagtaacaaaatctTTACCCATCGTTTTCCATCCGCTTGGTCATCACTTAAGTACAACATCTTCGACTTTAGTTGGATCCTCGGCGTTAAGTAATGCATCTTTTATAGCGTCAACCACCAGACAGTTTGTTGTTTCTAAATCTCTATCAGTTTTTTCGTCGCATTTTAATACAAACGCTTTGGAAACTGCTAATGTTATGCCAGTTTCTCGAAACATTAGTTTATCTCAAGTGCAAGAAGCAAACAATTCGCATCATATTTTCACAAACAGTTCCCAACATTTCACTCCAAAGATAAATAAAGCACCTGTTTTAATCGCTCCTTTGTCGACTGGTCAACTACGTCTAAATATAAATGCCACAAATTTTATCAAGTCACCAAACAATGACCAGGTAGCTCTTCCTAGTACCAACAGTCATTCGTTTATGCCACGAGTTTCCTCTAATAACATAAACGGAACAAATAACAATCCTTTAAAAAAGTCTGAAGGGATAccacaaacaaatattttacttacTACAAACTCTTCTGTTGGGGTGTTTCCCAGGTCGCAAACTGTATCAATAATTTCAAATACAAGCACTCTAAACGACTCACATCATCTTTTGAATGGTGTTTCTAAGTATGATAATTCAAccgcaaaaaattttataaagttagcACCAACataa